The DNA sequence CGATAGAGCGTGGCGCTGCCATCCGCGCGCGTGCCGGACCAATTGTGCGGAAAGAATTCGTAGCAATAGGTCGGCGCATCCACCGCGCAGCTGGGGCAATGGCCGCAGGAATTGAAGCTCATCACCACCCGGTCCCCCGGGGCGGCCACGGTCACATCGCTGCCCACCGCCTCCACGATCCCGGCGCCCTCATGCCCCAGCACCACCGGCAGGGGGACGGGCAGCTGCTCGTCCCGCACGGCGAGATCGGTGTGGCAGATGCCGCAGGCGACCACGCGGATGCGCAGCTCGTCGGGCCGGAGATCGTCGAGAACCACATCTTCGATGCGGAAGGGTTCGGTGTTGCCGCGGCAGATCGCGGCCTGTGCATGGATGTTCACTTGGATCTCGCTCTTGCTTGGGCAGCCATGGTGGGCGCTGTGGGCCAGTCAGTCCAGCGGCTTGATCGGGCCGAGCTGCATCCCCCCGTCGATCATCACATGCGCCCCGGTCATGTAGCTGCCGGCGTCGCTGGCAAGCAGCAGGGCGAGCGGCTTGATCTGGTAGGTTTCGGCCATCCGGCCTACCGGCACCAGCTCGTCCCACGCTTTCTTTGCCGCGGGATTCTTCTTCACCCAGCCGTCGCCGATGTTGGTGACGAAGGGGCCGGGCGCGATCGCGTTCACGCGAATACCATAGGCGGCCAGTTCATAGGCGGCGTGGCGCATGAAATGCTTCACGCCCGCCTTGGCGGCCATATAGGGCACGCCGACGATCGCCTCGTTCACTTCGGCCGCGTTGGAACTGGTGATGACGATGGAGCCGCCGCGTCGCCCGCCCCGCTGTTCGTTGGCCTTCATCGCCCGCGCTGCCTCGCGCACGGTGTGGAAGCAGCCGGTCAGATTGATGCCGATGGACTTGTCCCACCGGGCCTTGTCGTACACGTCGATCTGGCCATCCGGATTGCGCTTGCCTTCCGGGCTCCAGAAGCCGTTGCCCACGTCCAGCCCGGCATTGGCGAAGCAGATGTCCAGCCCGCCATACGCCGCCACATGCGCATCCACCGCGGCGGCCACCTGATCGAGATCGGCAATGTCGCAGGCTTCCCAGCGCACGTCGTAACCGGCATCCGCCAGCCGCTTCGTTTCGCGTTCCGCGCCTTCGGCATCGAGATCGGTCAGCGTAACCCGGGCGCCGGCTTCCGCCATGCATTCGGCATAGGCAAGGCCGAGGCCGGAGGCCGCACCCGTTACGAGCGCACTGCGCCCGGCGACGTTGAATTGATCGAGCGTTTTCATGGATCCTCCTGCTCGCTCACAGGCAG is a window from the Altererythrobacter sp. B11 genome containing:
- a CDS encoding SDR family NAD(P)-dependent oxidoreductase, which codes for MKTLDQFNVAGRSALVTGAASGLGLAYAECMAEAGARVTLTDLDAEGAERETKRLADAGYDVRWEACDIADLDQVAAAVDAHVAAYGGLDICFANAGLDVGNGFWSPEGKRNPDGQIDVYDKARWDKSIGINLTGCFHTVREAARAMKANEQRGGRRGGSIVITSSNAAEVNEAIVGVPYMAAKAGVKHFMRHAAYELAAYGIRVNAIAPGPFVTNIGDGWVKKNPAAKKAWDELVPVGRMAETYQIKPLALLLASDAGSYMTGAHVMIDGGMQLGPIKPLD